From one Sphaeramia orbicularis chromosome 9, fSphaOr1.1, whole genome shotgun sequence genomic stretch:
- the wscd2 gene encoding sialate:O-sulfotransferase 2 has translation MAKPLLKIQRYFRRKPVRFFSLILLYLTAGSLVFLHSGFVGDSSTGTRRGRDSVVAAEMGSRTSMSQIRGLGIMSRVFKDTRKSGHRYGPPWMKKTGHEGQEVQRRGGDYTNNWNRALKGRNAKDMDEGRAKYIGCYVDDTQKRALRGVSFFDYKKMTVFRCQDNCAERGYMYAGLEFGAECYCGHKIQAPNTSESECNMECKGEKSNVCGGANRLSIYRLELSQESARRYGSAIFKGCFHRPDNVTLALPFSAVIQNMSVDKCVDMCTEREKSLAVLAGDRCYCGFPTPLFSLHELEDENMCLHHCQGEEFESCGNEEYFVVYQTQVQDNRCMDRHFLSTRSKQLVALASFPGAGNTWARHLIELATGFYTGSYYFDGSLYNKGFKGERDHWRSGRTICIKTHESGKKEIEAFDSSILMIRNPYKALMAEFNRKYGGHIGFASQAHWRGKEWPEFVKNYAPWWASHTLDWLHYGKRVHVVHFEDLKRDLFSQLKGMVQLLGLKVSEDRLLCVEGQKDGNFKRSGLRKLEYDPYTPEMRASINELIRTVDTALKKRNMSGVPEEYMPR, from the exons ATGGCCAAGCCTCTGCTGAAGATACAGCGCTATTTCCGCAGGAAACCTGTCCGGTTCTTTTCCCTCATCCTCCTTTATCTGACGGCCGGGAGTCTCGTCTTCCTGCACTCTGGCTTCGTCGGGGACAGCAGCACTGGAACCCGAAGAGGCAGGGACTCTGTTGTAGCTGCAGAGATGGGCAGCAGGACATCAATGTCACAAATCCGGGGGCTTGGGATCATGAGCAGAGTGTTTAAGGACACGCGAAAGTCCGGCCACAGGTATGGCCCTCCGTGGATGAAAAAGACTGGACACGAGGGCCAGGAGGTGCAGCGCAGGGGAGGTGATTACACCAATAACTGGAACCGTGCACTTAAAGGACGTAATGCCAAAGACATGGATGAAGGACGAG caaagtacATCGGCTGCTATGTTGATGACACACAGAAAAGAGCATTAAGAGGAGTTTCCTTTTTTGACTAcaaaaagatgacggtgtttcgtTGCCAGGACAACTGTGCAGAAAG AGGTTACATGTACGCAGGTCTGGAGTTTGGCGCAGAATGCTACTGCGGTCACAAGATCCAGGCGCCCAACACCTCAGAGTCTGAATGCAACATGGAGTGCAAAGGCGAAAAGAGTAACGTGTGTGGAGGAGCCAACCGACTGTCCATCTATCGGCTGGAGCTGAGCCAGGAGTCGGCACGCCGCT acggCAGCGCCATTTTCAAGGGCTGTTTCCACAGGCCGGACAATGTCACTCTGGCTCTGCCTTTCAGCGCCGTCATTCAGAACATGTCTGTGGACAAGTGTGTCGACATGTGCACGGAGAGG GAGAAATCCCTGGCCGTCCTGGCTGGAGATCGATGTTACTGCGGGTTTCCGACGCCACTCTTTTCCCTTCACGAGCTGGAGGATGAGAACATGTGCCTGCACCACTGCCAGGGCGAGGAGTTTGAGAGCTGTGGGAATGAAGAATACTTTGTGGTGTATCAGACGCAGGTGCAAG ATAACCGATGCATGGACCGTCACTTCCTCTCAACTCGCTCCAAGCAGCTTGTGGCCCTTGCTAGTTTCCCCGGGGCCGGGAACACTTGGGCTCGCCACCTCATAGAGCTCGCCACCGGCTTCTACACTGGCAGCTATTACTTTGATGGCTCCCTTTATAATAAAG GATTCAAAGGGGAACGAGACCACTGGAGGAGCGGCAGAACCATCTGCATTAAAACTCATGAGAGCGGCAAGAAGGAGATCGAAGCCTTTGACTCCAGCATCCTCATGATCCGAAACCCTTACAAAGCCCTCATGGCAGAGTTTAACCGCAAATATGGAGGCCACATTGGATTTGCCTCCCAGGCCCATTGGAGAGGGAAAG AGTGGCCTGAGTTTGTGAAGAACTACGCTCCTTGGTGGGCGTCCCACACATTGGATTGGCTACATTATGGAAAGAGAGTCCATGTGGTCCACTTTGAGGATCTGAAGAGGGACCTGTTCTCCCAGCTCAAAGGGATGGTTCAGCTCCTGGGTTTGAAGGTTTCTGAGGACCGGCTGCTCTGCGTCGAAGGCCAAAAGGATGGCAACTTTAAACGCTCTGGGCTACGCAAGCTAGAATATGACCCTTATACACCTGAAATGCGAGCTAGCATCAATGAACTAATCAGAACAGTAGACACTGccctgaagaaaagaaacatgtctggAGTTCCAGAGGAATACATGCCAAGATGA